ACCAGCAAAACGGTACATGTATACAACCCCAATTCAGTCACCACCCTTAATTATAGTCCGCTCGATGCCTGTAACGAATTAATGGTCAACTTCACAGTGGTTACCATCCCCGACATGAAATATGTTCTTGCTTTTGGTGATGGGTCTTTAGATTCTTCGATGGCCAGCACCTATCAGCACTTTTATAATTCACCAGCATTCTATCAACCCATATTACAATACACCGATAACCAGGGTTGTATTGCCGGTGTTGCGGGAGGCAGTCAGATCAAAATAATTGGCGCTGATCCATTCTTCGCCATGGACAAGAAAAAGTTCTGTGACTCCGGTATTGTTTACTTTACCAATTACACCATTGGGAACGACCCGGTGGTAAGCAGAACCTGGGATTTTGGCGATGGTTCGCCCACTATTTCTGTTTTGCATCCTACGCACTACTTCCAGCAACCAGGCACCTTTATCGTGTCGCAAAGTGTAACAACGCAGCAAGGTTGTAGCAAAACCATAACTGATAGTGTGCGGGTTTACCGCACACCTGACCCTTACATAACCGGCGACAGCGTTGCCTGTTTGAACACAACCATGAACCTGCAGGGAAATTTAAAGGTACCCGATAGCATAGTTAACTGGAAGTGGGACCTGGGCGGTGGCAACTCAGCCACCACACAAAATGTAGGGGTGAGCTTTAAAGCCAGTGGCAACTATGTGGTGAAACTACAGGCATCCAATGCGCTTGGTTGTTCCGATACTACCAGTAAAGAACTGTATATTCCGCCATTACCCACCGTTACCGTTGGTCCTGGCCCGGTTATACCCGTAGGTACCGGGGTTACTTTACCGGTAACCTATGGACCGGAGGTAGTGAGCTATAACTGGATCCCCGACAAGAACCTGAGCTGTAGCGATTGTCCGGCGCCTTTTGCGAATCCTAAAACCACCACCACCTATACCGTGAAGGTTACTGATGAGTATGGCTGTGTTAACCAAAGTGGTGTTACGGTAACTGTGGTGTGCAATGGTTTGAACTATTTTATTCCCAATACCTTCTCACCCAATGGCGATGGCGTGAACGATGTTTTTGCACCGCGTGGTGTTGGTTTGGCGCGTGTGAACAGCATGCGCATCTTCAACCGCTGGGGCGAGATGGTGTTTGAAAAAATGAATTTCATGGCTAACGACCGTACCCCTTCCGGCGGCTGGGATGGCAACTATAAAGGCAAACCTGCCAGCCCCGATGTATATGTTTATATCATAGAGTTTGTGTGTGAAAACAATACTATCGTTCCGGTTAAAGGTAATGTGGCGTTGGTGAGGTAGTTGATAGAGTTGATCGAGTTGATAAGGGAACCGAAGTAAGAGGGAAGAAGCAGGAAGTTGACAGGTTGACAGGTTAACAAGTTGACAGGTTAAATTTTGCAGGAAAGCCCGGATTACGGGAACCCCTTCACGTTTCACGTTTCACGATTCAAAAATAACCTTAAAAACAGAACATATGATTCCCGGCAGCTGCTTTAGACGATCTATAGCCGGCTTTACACTGATGCTTTCCCTGCTGACCGCAAAAGGGCAGGACCTGCATTTTTCGCAATTTTTTGAAGCGCCACTGCTACGCAACCCCTCGCTGGCCGGCATTTACACAGGGGATTACCGTATTCAGGGCGTGTATCGCGATCAATGGAACAGCGTCACCAATGCTTACAGAACCGGTTCGCTGAACGCCGAAATAAAATTACCAATTGGTAGCGGCAATGATTTTATCAGTACCGGTATCCAGGCCCTGTTTGATAAGGCCGGTACCGTGGGCCTAACCACCACGCATATTCTGCCTGCCTTCAATTACCATAAATCGCTGAGCAACGATAAAACCATGTACCTGTCGCTGGGCTTTATGGGCGGGCTGATCCGAAAAAGCATCGACATTACCAAGGTCACTACCGACAACCAATACAACGGCGCCGGCGGATACGACCCCACTTTACCTACAGGCGAAACTATGTTATCGCCCAATTACAGCACGTGGGATGCCAGTGTGGGTATGAGCTTCAATACCACTTTTGGCACCGATCAGCAAAACAGCATGTTCATTGGCGGCGCCTATCACCATTTAAACCGGCCCAAAAACTCATTCTATCATAATCGCAGTATTGAGCTGAACCCCAAATATGTGGCGTCTATTGGGGTGAAGTGGAGCATGGATGATGTTTCTTACCTTACCCTGCAGGCCGATTACAGCAAACAGGGCGCCTACAAAGAAACCATCGGCGGCGCTTTGTATTCCTACAAACTGGGGGTGGATGCCGACAACAACCCGGCCTATACAGTAAGTGGTGGTTTATTTGTTCGCT
The Niastella koreensis GR20-10 genome window above contains:
- a CDS encoding PorP/SprF family type IX secretion system membrane protein, whose translation is MIPGSCFRRSIAGFTLMLSLLTAKGQDLHFSQFFEAPLLRNPSLAGIYTGDYRIQGVYRDQWNSVTNAYRTGSLNAEIKLPIGSGNDFISTGIQALFDKAGTVGLTTTHILPAFNYHKSLSNDKTMYLSLGFMGGLIRKSIDITKVTTDNQYNGAGGYDPTLPTGETMLSPNYSTWDASVGMSFNTTFGTDQQNSMFIGGAYHHLNRPKNSFYHNRSIELNPKYVASIGVKWSMDDVSYLTLQADYSKQGAYKETIGGALYSYKLGVDADNNPAYTVSGGLFVRWKDAMVPVLKIEWGNLSTALSYDVNISQLKTASMGRGGFELSVSYIGFLHHDNSAQYKMLCPKF